The segment ATCCGCTTATATCATAACAGATTTTTTTCTTCATCACTAGATGAGGTTTTTTAAGGTTATCCATTTTTATTAACAAAAAATTTTTATATTTTTAAAAAACTCTTGACTTTTATTAGCAAGGTTTATCTGTCAAGTCGACCCTATAAATAATTACCAGTATTCTATCAAAAAGGGTTCCATAATTCAACCTAAAAAAGTGTTCCGAAATGCAAAAGTTCAAATAAAAAAGGGTATTATCTCTCAAAACTATCAAGAGATAATACCTTTACTTTATTTTAATCCTATGCCCTCAGACCGTTGATATACAAAGTCTTTCTACCTCTGACCAACCAAACCGGCACCGACTTGAGATTGGTCTTTTGGTGCTAATAGCTGCCTGGGCAACTGCCAATCTTGCTATAAGCACTCTGAAGGATGAGTATAGGATACGCAGTTAATCCTATAAGGTATACTGCTTTTAATTCTGTTTCGGCTGCTTTATTGATTTAATATATATAAAGGCTGCAACAACTGCCGGAATAATGCATAGAAGATAAATTATCTGATAACCTGCATTCTCAGCTATTATACCCCAGGTGATTGAACCGGCTCCAATCCCAAGATCAAAACCTAAAAAGAAAGTAGCATTTGCAGCTCCCCTCCTAGAGGGATTAATGTCACGTACGGACATGGCCTGCAGTGCCGGCTGTATGGCACCAAATCCAATTCCATAAACAAATCCGGCTATAAGAAAAACAATAAGAGAATCGGCAAAATAAATTAAGGCCATTGAAATTATCACAAAAACTATGCCCGGAAGCACCGCAAAAGAGGTGCCCTTTTTATCTGTGAGCCGGCCGAAGTAAGGCCGTGAAATCAATAATGCAGCAGCATACACCGTAAAAAACAACCCTATATTTTCAACCTGCCTTTGAGCTGAATAGAGTGCGATAAAAGAGACAATGGCACCATAGGTCATTGTGATAAAGAAGACCACAATGGCAGGAAGAATGGCTGATTTTTCAAATATTCCTGCTTTACCGGATTTTTGCTGCACATCCGGTTTATGATATTTTATGGGTAAAGCAATAAAAATGGAAATTAACACGACAGCAGCAGAAATATAAAAAACTATGTTAAATCCGTATTGACTCTGGAGTCCTAGTCCCAATGCAGGGGCTACGGCCATTGCAAGGGTGCTCGTTAAACCATAATAGCCCATGCCCTCTCCCAATCGGGATTTTGGGATTACATCAGAAGCTATTGTGCTGGAGGATGTGCTGGCAGCCCCCCATCCAAAGCCATGTATAAACCTTATAACTAACAGCACCAAGATTGTTGAAGTCCAGTTATATGCCATAACGCATAAAAGAAATACTATTAAACCTATAATGTATACTCCTCTTCTCCCGTAACTGTCCAGTAACCGGCCGGCAATGGGCCTCATTATAACCGAGGATATGGTAAAAATACCCACAACCAGACCCGCCCAGGTATCTGAGCCTCCAAGCTTAGCTGAAAAAACAGGCAATATCGGTAAAAGCATCTGGAATCCCAGGGTAATAAACAAACTTGCTATTGAAATCAAAATATAGTCCCGAGTCCAAAGAGGCTCTTTCTTTTGAAGCCCTGCATCTCTTTCCATCAAAATACCTCCTTCAATAAGTTATTCTCTGGCATATTTGCTTTTTTCTTCATATAAGTTATCTATTACTTTTTTCAGTACCTCTATTGTCTCATCAATCACACTTTCAGGAATATTCTTGGAAAAAATACCTAATATTTCAGAAAAAACAGATTCAACCTCTGCGAAAGCCCCTCTTCCTTTCTCTGTTAAATGCAGCGAATAATATCGTTTGTCTTTCTCAACTTGCTTTCTTTGAATATAACCCTTAGTCTCCAAATGCTTGACAGCCTTTGCAACCGTTGACTTTTCAACATAGAGTATGTCACTGAGTTCCTTTTGATTTATACCTTCATTTTTAGCTATAATAAGAAAAAAATCATACTGTCCGCTGCTAATGGCCAACTCTTTAAGCTTATTGTTAAATATACTCTGGGTGAGCCTATAAATAGCAGCACTGTATCTGCCGATACTTTCCATCGAATTATCCTTCCTTTCAGAATAGTTTCCTTTGAAACTAATTTATCAAAATATAGTTTCCTTGTCAACTATAATTGCGCTTGCAGAACTTTAACACAGCCTATGGAGTATCCAAACAGGAGAAAGTTGTAATTATTGCATAAAATAGCTTAGCTGCCGAAAATTTTCGGCAGCTAAGCTATTTTACAATATATTTGAAGGAATCGCTTCTGTATAATATGTTTGTGTATTCCAGTATTTTTTGAGTACTACTGTCAATGCAATTGGTTTCTAAGACCAAAATAGGCACCAGATTGGCACACTCCAGCATGTTTTTTTCTTCTGTTGTAGGAAAGGATACGCTTAATATACTTTTCGTGGAGTCGAATTTCTCATATCCTTTTTGTTTATAATAATCGAACATGGATATTATATCTTTGCCTTCCATGTGGATATCGCTGAACAGGGATTTGGCAACATAAGAAATGTGAAGGGCTATGGGCCTTTTGTCCACAATTCTAAGCCTTCCTATTTTGTATACCTTGTCTTTTTTATGAGCTTTCAATTCATCATAAATTCTTTGATCATAACTTATTTTTTCGCAGAACATATTCTTTGAAATAAGCTCAAAGCCTTTATCCTTCATTTTTTTGCTGAAGCTTTCTTTCCCGGATAATATGAGATCTATCTGCTCCTGCTTTTCTTTAAAATACCTGCCCTTGCCCTGGATGGAATACATATATCCCATTTCCTCCAGCCTCGCATAGGCTTTTCTTATAATAATCCTGGGCACTTTATAAATATCAACCATTTCATTTTCCGAAGGGAACTTATCATGGGCCTTGTATCTGCCTTCTGTGATTTGAGCCATGAAATCATCAACAATCAAAGTTTCTATGTTCTCTCTCATATCCTACCTCGCATGTGAAGTATGAAGCTTAATACTATAATTTTACTATAGGACATGTTAAGAATTGTTAAGTTTTAATAAAGACTGTATTAAGAATGCTGAGGCTATACAGCATTTTCTTCTGCATAAATTTCGGCAGTCTGTTTTCTTCCTATGCTTGTATATTTAAACCCATTCTTTATCATTTCATAGGGGTTGAAGATATTCCTTCCGTCTGCTATGACAGGAGTTCTCATTATGTGTCCTACCTTCTTGAAATTTATATTATTGAATTCCTCCCATTCCGTCATAAAAATTATTGCATCCTTTCCTTTTGCACCGCCCTCTATATCTTCAACAAAGGTGACACTGTTACTGTAAGGCTTGGGAAGAAATTTAACCTTTGGATCATAGGCATAAACCTGGGCATTTTCCTCTAAAAGAGAGGATATCATATTCAATGAAGGTGAATTTCTCGTGTCATCGGTGCCGGGCTTAAATGATAATCCGGCTATGATTATTTGTTTATTCTCAAGAGTGCCCAGCATGCTTTTTAGCTTCTTTATAAAGCTCCGGCTTTGCATATAGTTTCTGTTAAGGGCAGCTTTTAATAGCTCATTGCCGCAGTCATATTTTTCGGCAGTATTTATAAGGGCTTTCAAATCCTTTACAAGACAGGGACCGCCAAAGCCTATGCCTGCCTTTAAATAGGATTGCCCTATCCTTTTATCAAGTCCCATGCCCTTTGCCACCTCTTCTATGTCTCCTCCCGCATTTTCGCAGACTTCGGCTATCTCGTTTATAAATGAAAGCCTGAGTGCAAGGAAGGTGTTGGAGGCATATTTTATAAGCTCGGAGCTTCTTCTTCCCGTTACAAGGAGGGGACATTTAAAATTCCTGTAAAGCTCTTTTAAAACTCCGGAAGCCATTATGCTCTCGGTGCCAATTACTATCCTGTCGGGGTTGAAAAAGTCCTTTACCGCACTGCCTTCCCTTAAAAATTCAGGATTGGATACCACATCAAAATATATTTTTTTATCAGCAGTATTGGCTTGAATAATATCATATACCTTATCGCAGGTGCCGACGGGCACAGTGCTCTTTAAAACAACTACCATATATTCGTTTATATGTTTGGCTATGCTTTCCGCCGCCTTATATATATATGATAAATCTGCTGAGCCGTCTTCATTTTCCGGTGTGCCTACGGTTATAAAAACCACATCGGCTTTATCCATTGCCTTTTTTAAATCACAGGTAAATATGAGACTTTTCTCTTCCATGTTTTTATCTATAAGTTCTTTTAAACCATCTTCATATATGGGAGGGATGCCTTTTTGAAGATTTTCTATCTTTCTTTTATCCACATCCATACATACAACGGTGTGACCCATTTGTGAAAGACCTGCACCTGTCACCAATCCTACGTAGCCTGAGCCTCCGATAATTGCAGCTTTCAAAATACCGCCCCCTATGCAGAAATTTTAATATTTTTATCGTAATCCTGGACTGCTGAACAATCATCAATGACTTCATTAAAATCACTTACAAGCTTTGAAAATATGCTGTCCCAGGTTTTGTCCCTGGCGTATTCCCTTGCATTTTCCGATAGATGTTTTCTTAATTCATCATCTTTTACAAGCCTCATAATGGATTCTGCCATGTCTTCATGATTTTTAGGCAGACAGCATAAGCTGTTGTAATTGTTTAAAAGATTTTCTTTTAAGCCTGAGATATAAGGCGCAACAACGGGGAGTGCGGAAGCAAAAGCTTCTAAAATCACATTCCCGTAGGTCTCTGTGGTGGATGGAAAAGCAAATATATCACAGGATGCATATATGGCACTTAACTCCACTCCTCTTTTATAGCCTGTGAATATGAAATTATCTATATTTAAAGTTTTAAGCTCTTCCAACATAGGACCTTCTCCCGTTATTACAAAGCATACTTCGTCCTTCTTTGTTTTATTTATTTCAAGAGCAGCCTTAACGAAGGTGTCCAAGTCCTTTTCAGGGGATACCCTGCCCACATAAAGAACTGCCAATCTATCACTTATTCCAAGGTCCTGTCTTAATTTTGCGCTTCGCTTTTCCGACGAAAAGAGATTGGAATCTATTCCTCTGCCCCATATTTTTACGTTTTTAATATCGTGATTTATCAAATCCTCCATTGTGTCCTGTGACGGGCAGAAGTTCATGAGGCACTGGTTGTGAAACCAAACAGTGTATTTCCATAGCAGGTTATCTATTAATTTGACATTGTAATAAGGAAGATATAAAGAGAAGTTTGTATGATATGACGCAATGATTGGAACATCGGCTTCTTTGCCGTATTTTAATCCCTTAAGACCCATGGAAAAGGGTGTGACTATATGGATTAAGTCGGGCTTGAATTGGTCTAATCTTTCTTTTATTTTAGAATAATTGGGAAGAGTTATGCTGCATTCCGGATATA is part of the Oxobacter pfennigii genome and harbors:
- a CDS encoding MFS transporter, with translation MERDAGLQKKEPLWTRDYILISIASLFITLGFQMLLPILPVFSAKLGGSDTWAGLVVGIFTISSVIMRPIAGRLLDSYGRRGVYIIGLIVFLLCVMAYNWTSTILVLLVIRFIHGFGWGAASTSSSTIASDVIPKSRLGEGMGYYGLTSTLAMAVAPALGLGLQSQYGFNIVFYISAAVVLISIFIALPIKYHKPDVQQKSGKAGIFEKSAILPAIVVFFITMTYGAIVSFIALYSAQRQVENIGLFFTVYAAALLISRPYFGRLTDKKGTSFAVLPGIVFVIISMALIYFADSLIVFLIAGFVYGIGFGAIQPALQAMSVRDINPSRRGAANATFFLGFDLGIGAGSITWGIIAENAGYQIIYLLCIIPAVVAAFIYIKSIKQPKQN
- a CDS encoding MarR family winged helix-turn-helix transcriptional regulator, whose amino-acid sequence is MESIGRYSAAIYRLTQSIFNNKLKELAISSGQYDFFLIIAKNEGINQKELSDILYVEKSTVAKAVKHLETKGYIQRKQVEKDKRYYSLHLTEKGRGAFAEVESVFSEILGIFSKNIPESVIDETIEVLKKVIDNLYEEKSKYARE
- a CDS encoding GntR family transcriptional regulator, translated to MRENIETLIVDDFMAQITEGRYKAHDKFPSENEMVDIYKVPRIIIRKAYARLEEMGYMYSIQGKGRYFKEKQEQIDLILSGKESFSKKMKDKGFELISKNMFCEKISYDQRIYDELKAHKKDKVYKIGRLRIVDKRPIALHISYVAKSLFSDIHMEGKDIISMFDYYKQKGYEKFDSTKSILSVSFPTTEEKNMLECANLVPILVLETNCIDSSTQKILEYTNILYRSDSFKYIVK
- a CDS encoding UDP-glucose dehydrogenase family protein: MKAAIIGGSGYVGLVTGAGLSQMGHTVVCMDVDKRKIENLQKGIPPIYEDGLKELIDKNMEEKSLIFTCDLKKAMDKADVVFITVGTPENEDGSADLSYIYKAAESIAKHINEYMVVVLKSTVPVGTCDKVYDIIQANTADKKIYFDVVSNPEFLREGSAVKDFFNPDRIVIGTESIMASGVLKELYRNFKCPLLVTGRRSSELIKYASNTFLALRLSFINEIAEVCENAGGDIEEVAKGMGLDKRIGQSYLKAGIGFGGPCLVKDLKALINTAEKYDCGNELLKAALNRNYMQSRSFIKKLKSMLGTLENKQIIIAGLSFKPGTDDTRNSPSLNMISSLLEENAQVYAYDPKVKFLPKPYSNSVTFVEDIEGGAKGKDAIIFMTEWEEFNNINFKKVGHIMRTPVIADGRNIFNPYEMIKNGFKYTSIGRKQTAEIYAEENAV
- a CDS encoding glycosyltransferase family 4 protein, yielding MKIAIFTDTFLPQINGVTNTLDKLIKYYDKRGIGYVVFAPDYTQNTGTEENIQRFSSFPFFLYPECSITLPNYSKIKERLDQFKPDLIHIVTPFSMGLKGLKYGKEADVPIIASYHTNFSLYLPYYNVKLIDNLLWKYTVWFHNQCLMNFCPSQDTMEDLINHDIKNVKIWGRGIDSNLFSSEKRSAKLRQDLGISDRLAVLYVGRVSPEKDLDTFVKAALEINKTKKDEVCFVITGEGPMLEELKTLNIDNFIFTGYKRGVELSAIYASCDIFAFPSTTETYGNVILEAFASALPVVAPYISGLKENLLNNYNSLCCLPKNHEDMAESIMRLVKDDELRKHLSENAREYARDKTWDSIFSKLVSDFNEVIDDCSAVQDYDKNIKISA